ACCTTCATCAGCGAGCAGGTGTCCAAGCAGACACGGTCGCCTATGGCCAGCGGCAAGATCCTCGTCACCTTCGCCGGGACGAGATCGATCTTGGGCAATGGTCTGGAGGCGAGCAGATGATATTCTTTGAGCTGGGATGGCGTATCCGCCTCTAGCACGAGACCGTCCACCCCCACTTCCAGAGTCTCCAGGAACAGCTTGGCCTCCTGGACGCTGGTGGCGACGGCCAGGACCTTGGTCCTGGACCGCTGCAGATCGGCGATGAGATTCTCTAGAGGAATGACCTTCCAATCCTGGGCGGAGATGACCACCGCATCCACCTTGTCTTTGAACGAAGCGGCCTTGTCCACATCCGCCGGCGAGCGGACTTCCACCCATTGCGCCACCTTCCTCTGATCCAGGAAGAGGGAATCCCCCTTCCTCACCAGGGCGTCGTAGCGACCAAGGCGGGTCAGCTCCTTATCCTCTTCTCTGATGATGATCTCCACGTAGCCAGACTCCAGAGCGGTGGCCACGAGGTGCTTGCGCTCCTCGTAGCTTGGCAGATGGTCCGCCCTGATCCAGATGAGCTTCCCTCTCTCCTTGCCGCTCATGGCATCACTGCAAGAACTTGATCGCTTCCTCGACCTCCAGGTCATGGAGGACGATGCCCGAGATGGCGCGGGTGATACCCACGATGTTGTGGTGCTGGAAGACGTTGCGGCCGATAGATACCCCCTTCCCTCCTGCCTCAATGGAATCCTTGACCATCTGCAGGATGCGCTCGTCCGAGTCCATCTTCGGACCACCGGCGATGACCACCGGGGCGAGAGCGCCTCTGGTCACCTCGCGGAAGCTGTCGATATCCCCGGTGTAGTTGGTCTTGACGATGTCCGCCCCCATCTCCGTCGCCACCCGGGCGCACAGCTTGACCATGTCCGGGTCGTAGGAGTCC
The sequence above is drawn from the Methanomassiliicoccales archaeon genome and encodes:
- a CDS encoding 3-dehydroquinate synthase II gives rise to the protein MSGKERGKLIWIRADHLPSYEERKHLVATALESGYVEIIIREEDKELTRLGRYDALVRKGDSLFLDQRKVAQWVEVRSPADVDKAASFKDKVDAVVISAQDWKVIPLENLIADLQRSRTKVLAVATSVQEAKLFLETLEVGVDGLVLEADTPSQLKEYHLLASRPLPKIDLVPAKVTRILPLAIGDRVCLDTCSLMKVGEGMLIGSQSACLFLVCSESVESEYVAARPFRVNAGAVHAYVLTPDGKTKYLSEMRSGEEALATDAQGNSRAVVIGRSKTERRPLLLLEAQVAERRFSTILQNAETIRLCTPSGPVSISDLKVGQEVLVRLEEGGRHFGRAITETITET